TCGGAAAACTTTGTTGGAACAAGAGAAGCGGATCCGAAGAGAAGTGGCGTCGAAAAACTAGGTCAATCACAAGTAGATTCGACTCCCGTGCCGCATCAACGCGACGCGTGAATCCCAGAACTGAGCGGCCTTGCTTTTTCGATTTCTCATCATGCATTGATCTATTTTTATCTCTATTCATCGAGGAAACAAAAATGCACATGCAACGCTCTCGAAGAACACGTGGTTTTACCTTAGTCGAATTATTGGTCGTCATTGCGATCATCGGAGTATTGATCGCGCTGCTTTTGCCCGCGGTGCAACAGGCTCGTGAAGCCGCACGCCGCATGTCCTGTCAGAACAATCTCAAGCAAATTGGACTGGGACTTCACAACTACCATGACACGTACCTGAAGTTTCCGGCCGGACGCTATGAAGACAGCAATGTCAAAACCCAATTGGGTTGGGGGGCGATGATCCTGCCGTTTCTAGAGCAAACGGCGCTGTTCGATTCAATCCAGGCGAACGGCGGAATGACGGTTGACGACACCTGGGATACGCTTCCCGCTGTTCAAGCTGACGCGCGGAACGTGTTGGAGATGTTTATTTGTCCGTCCGACATCGGCGGCGGACTCAACGAACATCCCTATATGCTTGGCGTAGCGGATGATCCTTCCTCTGCATATGGAAAATCGAACTACGTAGGGATCGCAGGCGCGTCCAATTTCGATGACACCGAAGATCTCGACGGAGTCTTTCAGCACAGTTTTAGTCCGGTACAGCATGCACGGTTCGCTGATATCACCGATGGAACAAGCCACACCATGATCGTTGGAGAGCGATGCTCGCTGCCAGGAGTCGGAATCCCCGCTAATCAAGGGAAAGCTTACCGCGCCTCTATTTGGATCGGCGATCGAAATGTGGGACCTGGAGGATCGAGCTCAATGGATGTTTTGACGCGCATGGATCGAGCGGCTGACAACGTGCAGTATACGATCTTCGGCGTAAATAACTTGTGTCTAACCAGCGTGCATCCAGGCGGCCTGCAAATGTTGTCGGGAGATGGTCACGTCAGTTTCGTGAGTGAGAACATTGACCTGCGTGTCTATGCCGGACTCGGGACAATGGCGGGGGCGGAAGTTTCCCAGCCCTATTAATTGGCCAAATTTCATAAGGCTCCCACCAAAACGCAGTCTTCCAACGCCGCGATCTTCATCCTCAGATCGATCGCGGCTTGCGGCGGCGTCGATGCAGGAGACCACCAAGTCCTTTTCCACTGTCGAGGCTATATATCATGTTTGTTTTCTTAATCCGACTCGCCCTTTTTCATAGTCTTTTTGCGGTCATTGGCCTGATCGTCGGTTGCAGCGGCCAAGCTTCCGATCAGCCCGACCTGGGGCGGGTTACCGGTCGCGTGTTGATGGATAACGAACCTTTGGCCGGGTACACGATCACCTATACGCCCAGCACCGGCAGG
The nucleotide sequence above comes from Blastopirellula sp. J2-11. Encoded proteins:
- a CDS encoding DUF1559 domain-containing protein; this translates as MQRSRRTRGFTLVELLVVIAIIGVLIALLLPAVQQAREAARRMSCQNNLKQIGLGLHNYHDTYLKFPAGRYEDSNVKTQLGWGAMILPFLEQTALFDSIQANGGMTVDDTWDTLPAVQADARNVLEMFICPSDIGGGLNEHPYMLGVADDPSSAYGKSNYVGIAGASNFDDTEDLDGVFQHSFSPVQHARFADITDGTSHTMIVGERCSLPGVGIPANQGKAYRASIWIGDRNVGPGGSSSMDVLTRMDRAADNVQYTIFGVNNLCLTSVHPGGLQMLSGDGHVSFVSENIDLRVYAGLGTMAGAEVSQPY